A genomic stretch from Arachis stenosperma cultivar V10309 chromosome 3, arast.V10309.gnm1.PFL2, whole genome shotgun sequence includes:
- the LOC130969981 gene encoding uncharacterized protein LOC130969981 — protein MSSSSFTRLHITALDAIVNVNSLFTLAVFVGLSWNPNDPSNNLNADPACSPTAAIAENLVAFHVYSFSSFLFSSLVALALKQAIRLSRHNNHHFSINYPAAVEFIAARINRSALRAGMLVSGAGSVVGCAFLMLALVNVVQIKLGTLACGSAHAYAAVVPLLILVPIALLIYVSVVLYAFTR, from the coding sequence ATGTCGTCTTCGTCGTTCACGAGGCTCCACATTACAGCACTGGACGCTATCGTGAACGTGAACTCCCTCTTCACCCTCGCCGTCTTCGTCGGCCTCTCTTGGAACCCCAACGACCCCTCTAACAACCTCAACGCCGATCCAGCCTGCTCTCCCACCGCCGCCATCGCCGAGAATCTCGTCGCCTTCCACGTCTACTCTTTCAGCTCCTTCCTATTCTCCAGCCTCGTTGCCCTCGCCCTCAAGCAAGCCATCCGCCTTTCCCGTCACAACAACCACCACTTCTCCATCAACTACCCCGCCGCCGTTGAGTTCATCGCCGCTCGCATCAACCGCTCCGCTCTCCGCGCTGGCATGCTCGTCTCCGGCGCCGGCTCTGTTGTTGGGTGCGCCTTCCTTATGCTCGCACTCGTCAACGTTGTCCAGATCAAGCTAGGAACACTCGCCTGCGGCAGCGCCCACGCCTACGCCGCCGTCGTGCCACTCCTCATACTCGTCCCCATCGCCCTCCTCATTTACGTTTCCGTTGTTTTGTACGCTTTTACTCGCTAG
- the LOC130967450 gene encoding rop guanine nucleotide exchange factor 5-like, which produces MSALSKKSEEFRKKRDGLVKKESLTDSTAESRESSFSGSNSISSCSSNEEAKAAKGSSSPSPPAPPLGWPILKAAVSKCGKSDEKDNDQEHHLDDTKFSSIGSKVSDAEMMKERFAKLLLGEDMSGSGKGVCTALAISNAITNLCATVFGQLWRLEPLPSEKKAMWRREMEWLVSVSDHIVELIPSWQTFPDGSKLEVMTCRPRTDIFINVPALRKLDNMLLDILDGFTSTEFWYVDQGIVAPEADGTASFRKTIQRQDEKWWLPVPRVPPAGLGENSRKQLNHSRECANQILKAAMSINSIALADMEVPESYLELLPKNGRTCLGDFIYRYITSDQFSAECLLDCLDLSSEHVALEIANRVEAAIYVWRRRAHPRPSPNPNRSTTKSSWDIVKDFMVDGDKRELLADRAESILNSLKQRFPGLTQTTLDTSKIQCNKDAGKSILESYSRVLESMAFNIVARIDDLLYVDDLTKHSDRFPLVPSSTVNVLSQQKVSRPFSVSVSATPHKAGIGTPGFSPAPLISPARGERTPFLHNNNNNNIMKPHRRGFGVRRVLSNYLGVETKAKICSNSTEVNSSNLNNKKNEQQQQAQTIKNKTK; this is translated from the exons ATGAGTGCTTTGTCTAAGAAGAGTGAAGAATTTCGGAAGAAGAGAGATGGGTTGGTTAAGAAAGAGTCGTTAACTGATTCCACTGCTGAGTCAAGAGAAAGCAGTTTCAGTGGATCAAATTCAATTTCCTCGTGTTCATCCAATGAAGAAGCAAAAGCAGCAAAAGGGTCTTCTTCTCCATCTCCACCTGCTCCTCCTCTTGGATGGCCTATTCTGAAAGCTGCAGTTTCCAAGTGTGGGAAATCTGATGAAAAAGATAATGATCAAGAACATCATTTGGATGACACAAAATTTAGTAGTATTGGTTCAAAAGTGTCAG ATGCTGAAATGATGAAGGAAAGGTTTGCAAAATTGTTGCTTGGTGAAGACATGTCAGGTTCTGGGAAAGGGGTTTGTACTGCTTTGGCCATCTCAAATGCTATCACTAATCTGTGCG CCACTGTGTTTGGACAATTATGGAGATTAGAACCTCTACCTTCTGAAAAGAAAGCTATGTGGAGAAGAGAGATGGAATGGCTTGTTAGTGTTAGTGATCACATTGTTGAACTAATACCTTCTTGGCAAACATTCCCTGATGGGAGCAAGCTAGAG GTAATGACTTGCAGGCCAAGGACAGATATTTTTATCAATGTTCCAGCGCTTAGGAAACTTGATAACATGCTTCTC GACATATTGGATGGTTTCACCTCCACTGAGTTCTGGTATGTTGACCAAGGAATTGTAGCCCCGGAAGCCGATGGAACGGCCTCATTTCGCAAGACGATTCAACGGCAAGACGAGAAGTGGTGGCTCCCCGTGCCCCGTGTCCCCCCTGCAGGTCTTGGCgaaaactcaagaaaacaaTTGAATCACTCAAGAGAATGTGCAAACCAAATTCTAAAAGCAGCCATGTCCATAAACAGCATTGCTTTGGCTGATATGGAAGTTCCAGAATCATATTTGGAATTGCTTCCTAAG AATGGAAGGACATGCTTGGGGGATTTCATTTACCGTTACATCACATCAGATCAATTCTCTGCTGAGTGCTTGCTAGATTGCTTAGACCTCTCCTCTGAGCATGTTGCACTAGAGATTGCTAACCGTGTTGAGGCGGCGATCTATGTGTGGCGCCGGAGAGCTCACCCGAGACCCTCACCTAATCCGAACCGTTCAACTACAAAGTCCTCTTGGGACATTGTTAAGGACTTCATGGTAGATGGAGACAAGAGAGAACTCTTAGCAGACAGAGCTGAAAGCATTCTAAATTCCTTGAAGCAGCGATTCCCCGGCTTAACTCAAACTACCCTTGATACCAGCAAGATCCAATGCAACAAG GATGCTGGAAAATCCATATTGGAGAGCTACTCAAGAGTGTTGGAGAGCATGGCGTTCAACATTGTAGCACGTATTGATGACTTGCTATATGTGGATGACCTGACCAAACACTCGGATAGGTTTCCATTGGTTCCTAGTAGCACGGTTAATGTGTTGTCTCAGCAAAAGGTTTCGCGTCCGTTCTCGGTGTCTGTCTCTGCCACTCCACACAAAGCAGGAATCGGCACACCTGGCTTTTCTCCGGCGCCATTGATTAGTCCTGCAAGAGGGGAGAGAACTCCTTTCCtccacaacaacaacaacaataacatcATGAAACCACATAGGCGGGGATTTGGGGTCAGAAGAGTCTTGTCCAATTATCTTGGAGTAGAGACAAAGGCAAAGATATGTAGCAATTCTACAGAGGTTAATTCTTCAAATCTGAATAACAAGAAGAATGAACAACAGCAACAAGCTCAGACCATAAAGAACAAGACAAAGTAG